The following is a genomic window from candidate division KSB1 bacterium.
ATGCCGAAGTCGGTGTACACGTAGTCGAGCTGCACCCCAAAGCCGGCCATATCCTTTCGGAACCCGGCACCGAGGGTAAAGCCTTCTTCATCGTAATTGAACTTATAGCCGCCCCGTACGAAAATCATGTCCGCCAACGAGTACTCGACCCCGGCGTGCAGGCGTTCCTTGTAATCCCGCGGATGCGACCAGTCCAGCGCCACGGTGAGACGGCTGTTCCGGCCTTCCGCGCTCGAGAGCAGATTCAGGACGTCCATGGCCACGCCGAAGGTAGCTGTCAGGGGCAGCTCGAAGCGCTGATCGAAGTAGTCGTTCTGACCGGAGAAGTTGCGCAAGGAGAAGCCGAAACGGAAATCGTACAGCCCAGGATAGAACAGGGTGCCGAAGTCGAAGGCGACGTTCCCGAGCGCATTGTGCTGCATCCGTTCCTGCCCCCGGATCTCATCGAAGATCAGAACGTCGCCCAGATCCTGATGGGCGTATTTCAGGTGTCCGCCCACCGCGAACTGCTGACTGATCCAGCGGGAATAGCCCAAGCCAACACAGTATTCCCCGACCTCGAAGGTCCCCTGGTCCACGTAGCCCTGGTTGCGCAGCACGGGGTCATCTCCCGTGTAGGGGATCGTGCGCTTGAGCTCGCCATAGTCCATCCAGATGAAGCTGACCCCAAAAGTGCCCCAGTTCCCTAGGTTCCACGAGGCCGCGGTGCCGTAATGCTTGATGTCGGCAATCCAATTGGTCATGCTAGTCATGACCTGAAGGCCTTCGGCCTGGGCCAGGAGCGCTGGGTTGTAGAAGACGGACATCGCGTCCCCTTTGGAGCCCAGTTGGGTGCCTGCCATCGCCGCGCGGCCCCCCACGTCGATCTTCAGGAAGCCCATGCCTGCTTGGGCGTATTTGACCGGCTGGGCATGGGACAGACCGTGCACTCCCAGCACGGGAAGGAGCAGGATTACGCACCACGTCACGATTCGTCTCATGCTTCCTCTCCTCTATCGATACTCAGCCTCTTAGCCCAGTCCCGATTCCAAAGCCGGACACGCTCATTTAATCACCACAAACTTGCCGATCGCCTTCTTGCCGGTGGGGTTACCATTGGGTCCATCAAGTTCCTCGATCACGTAGATGTATACCCCGCTGACGATCTCCATGGTGCTGAACGTGTCCTGGCGGAGCCAATCGTCCGTCCCGGATCCAGATACGTGCTTGATCATCTGCACCAGATCGCCCGTCATCGTGTAGATGCGGATGTTGCAGTGAGCCGGGAGGTTCAACCAGGTGAGCCGACGTCCCGGGTACTTTACCGCACCCGCGGCGTGGAACGGATTGGGCACCACCACTACATTCTCCGTCCAGTCAGGATCTGGACCGCGGGTGGGGGTCAGGGCTTCGTCCTCCCGGACCTGGCTTGTGCCCGTCATGTTCAAGAAGGGGCTGCTTTCTACGCCCGCTTGGCTCACTGCCGTGATGTAGTAGTAGTACTTGTCGCCGCGCACGATCTGGCGATCGATGTACTCGTGCGTTCCCGCCGGTACCTCCGCCAGAAGCAGGAACGTAGTGTCCGTCGGCGAGGTCATGGCGGGCGGCCGCTTGTAGTCGCGATAGATCCGGTACTTGGCGATGGCCCCAGCACGCGTGTCTCGCTCCGCCTCGTCACCCCACTGGAGGCGCACTTGGTCGTATTCCGAGAAGCCGATGAGGGAGGGGCTGGCAGGAGCGAATGGGACGTTGAAGGTCCCCTGCCCCTTCTTCACATTGGATCGCTTCCAGAGGTGCACCGCTCGGCTGGCGTGGCGGAAAACATACTCCTTGCCCAGGTCGATGACGGCGTCCTTGAGAGCCATGTCGCTGGGGTTCGTCCGGTGCAGCAGGGAATTCCTGCGCACCATAAGCATTCCGGTGAAGGGATTGATAATGTCGTAAGGCAGAGGGACCAGGCCCACCGTAGCCTGCTGCGGATAACCGTTTTCGTACGCACGGCCCAGATCGATGGCCCAACGGAGCGGAATGGTTCCTGCCACAAAGGCGATTACGATGCGCACGTCATCGCCCGGTTTCATCTGGTAGGGGCCAAAGCTCACCATCCCGCTCTTTTCCTGCTCGGTGAGCATATCGTAGTCGCGCACGTTCACGCCGGGTCGCAGGACTCGATACATCCCGTTGGGCGTCTCATTGTAGTTCTCGTCGCAATGCATTGCGTACGAGGTGGGGTTGGCCGGATCCCACGGCTTGGAGAGGAAGTCGTACATCACCTCATGGGTCGCGATCTTGAGGTCGGGAGACAGCTCTCGCTGCGACCATCCCGCTTTGACCGGTTGGCGGGGATCGTCGCTCTCGTCATCCGGGCTCTTGTCCGCGTGCAGCACCACGAAGCCCGAGTACTGGGGCTCACGGAAGTGTCCCCACTGCGGATGGGGGCGGGCCTTGCTGTCACCGGCCTCAGCCTTGTCGTCGGCGCACCAGGAGTAGTAAATCCGAAGGGAGTCGCCCGTGGGATCGCCCTGAGCCCACTTCCAGTAGGTCACGCCGTAATAGTTGCCCCAAAGGTCAGCATCTTCGTAATGCGTGTGGGAGGAGGTTTCTGCCCGGAACCCGAAGTAGACGTCGTTCCGGTTCTCTCCCGACGTATTCGTGATCACGAATTCGAGGATGGCAAAATCATCGTAATCGGGGTGCGCCAGTGCGTAGGCCCAGCACTCCACCTGGATCCCCATTCCGTAGTTGGGCCAGCAATTCGCCTTCTGATAGATCATCACATCGGAGGGGAGATCCGATCGGACCGGGTCGCCCTGGCCGAGCACGTCGGTGCGATTCTTCCCGTCGAGCACCTTCTGCGGGTAAGGGTTACGGAAGTAACGCTTGAAGGCGCCGGAAACCGGTACCACGATGGTCTGGAGGTCCACACACTTTTGGGAATTCGCCATGGCGACCTGGACGTCGTGCTGAGCGCCACCGGGATCGGTCCAGGTGCGCTTCACACCGATCTCAAACCCCGCAGCGTGGAGCATGTCCAGGTTGTTATCGCCAAGGCCGCTGTAAATGCTCCTGGCCAGGGACCAGGACTGCGGATAGCGCATATCAAACCAGGCGAACCCGTCCTGCATCACCAGGTACAGCTCGCCCACGTTCAACGTCCTGGTCTGTTGTGCCGCGCCTGGATTCCAGAGCAGGAACGTGCCCACGGCCAAGACCAGTGCCCATGTGCACACCCGAACTGCCGCTGATCTGCTCATAAGTTCCTCTCCTCGGTCATCCGTCCTTTGCTCCAAGAGGTCCGCCTCTCCCCTGTCTTGCCGGGGCGGCCAGGGCCTTTTCCCTGCCGCCCCATGCGCTTTCAGGAGAGGTCACGTGCCAACGGGCTCTACCCGATTAGAAGTAGAAGCGGATCCCGAAGAAGATATCCCGTTTTTCCAGGAACGTCCACGGCGTGAAGCCAGGCAGGTCGCCTTTGTCGTCGCCAGGCTTCCCTTTGGTGTTCTTGAAGCTGCCGTCCTTCTGCTCGTTCTCGGGAGTGTAACCCAGCGAGTACATGTACGCCTGGAACTGGTTCTTCCACCACTTGTGGCCGTCCCAGGTGTAGTCGGTGGAGGCGCCCACATCGCTTCCTGGGTACGGATTCATGTTCTTGTAGTTGAAGACGTTGATCACGTCGAGGTAGAAGCTGGCCCGCACATTCTTGAAGCTGAACAGCTGCTTCTGGACACGCAGGTCGCACCGCTGGTACGGCTTCCATCGCAGGTTGTACTCGACCAGCGGAATGCTCGCCGGATTCCACGTGAACATGCGGCCCCGTTTCCAGGTGTAAGTCAGCCCGGCATCGATCCCGCCGAGCAACCAGAATACGTTGCCGAGGCCTGGGCCGAAGCGGGTGGGGGTGTGGAACATTAGATTGACCCGCACGAGCGGGCGCACATCCGGCTTGGAGACCTGCGTCGAGACCTGGCGAGGCTGGCGGCTCGGGTCTTCATAGAACTGGTCGTACCCGAAGCTGCCCCCACTCTCGACCATGTAGTTCACACTCGCCCAACCGCTCATCCAGCCGAGGACGTCCGGCCGCAACTCCAAGACACCCTCCAGACCACGGATGTCCCGGAATCGCATGTTCACCGTGTAGGCGTAGTTACTTCCGTGCTTGAGCGGGTAGTAGGCCGCCGTGCTGATCTCGTTGTTGATGTCTTTGTAGTAGCTCGTCACCCGCAGGAGCAGGGTGTTTAGAATATTGTGTTCGTAGCCCAGCTCGTACTGGATCGTCCTCGGAGGAGCCACGGCTGGATTGCCGTATTGCTGGATCCGGTTCCCAACCTGCGTATTGTACTGGATGCGATAGCGCATGAAGGCATCGGCCCACTGATACATGTGGCCGTAGTTGAAGAATAGCTTGGCCACGTCGCTAATGGGATGGGAGATGCCAATCCGCGGGCTAACGAGGAACTTGAACTTGCGCTGGAGCGGGATCACATCATAGGTGTTGTAATTGCCCTTAGCGTCGACCGTACGTCCGGGCAGCGTGAAGACACTCCACGGCCCCTTTACGGTGTCATCCTTGGCGGTCATGTCGAGCATCGGGTACTTGCCCGTAAGGAGCCAGTCCCCGCGCAGGCCCACGTTGGCAATGAACCCCGAGAACTCCATCTTGTCTTGCAGGTAGACCCCTCCCCACCACTCGTCGGCGTCCGAGAGATACAAGCTTCCGCCTGCCACCGAGGGGTCAATGGCCTCGTAAACCTGGTAGATCTTATCCTTGCGGACCTGGAAGCCGGCGTCGATCTGATGATTAGGCGTGACCTGGCTCACCAGGGAGAATTGCAGGTCGTAGGAACGGGAATAGCTTTGGTTATTGCGGACGTTGCACGACTCCATGCGGTACTCGCCGGTCACATCGCGCCAGTTGATTGGACCCCA
Proteins encoded in this region:
- a CDS encoding PorV/PorQ family protein, which gives rise to MRRIVTWCVILLLPVLGVHGLSHAQPVKYAQAGMGFLKIDVGGRAAMAGTQLGSKGDAMSVFYNPALLAQAEGLQVMTSMTNWIADIKHYGTAASWNLGNWGTFGVSFIWMDYGELKRTIPYTGDDPVLRNQGYVDQGTFEVGEYCVGLGYSRWISQQFAVGGHLKYAHQDLGDVLIFDEIRGQERMQHNALGNVAFDFGTLFYPGLYDFRFGFSLRNFSGQNDYFDQRFELPLTATFGVAMDVLNLLSSAEGRNSRLTVALDWSHPRDYKERLHAGVEYSLADMIFVRGGYKFNYDEEGFTLGAGFRKDMAGFGVQLDYVYTDFGIFDSVQRFSIGLYMK